A single window of Chloracidobacterium sp. DNA harbors:
- a CDS encoding serine hydrolase, with protein MIRKIKVVNRLPILFALFLAFISLVSAQSPPSNADIDRKVDEYMDAVLRVDGFSGTILVARDGKPIVSKGYGMANIELNVPNAPDNVFRLGSVTKQFTGMAIAMLQERSKLKVSDLMCKYISDCPDAWKPITINQLLRHTSGVTNYTAFPDFARTTVMPTTTAEMVEKLKKPPLDFEPGAKMSYSNSGYYLLGVIIEKVSGKTYADFLQENIFTPLGMKQTYYDDPQLIIMKRSAGYQKQAGKIINSSYTDMSVPYAAGSLASTTGDLLIWDQALYTEKLVSKKSIDEITAPEKGDAGYGYGWSIGKRFGHKSVSHGGGIYGFATDISRYPDDKVTVVVLSNIQSSPSGQISSNLAAIVFGAPYEIPKERKFISLDAKKLESYVGEYQIGPNMVVSITLDDGKLMGQLGGQSKFALLPESETVLYSKDVNAQFVFTKNDKGQIDGFTLKQGGGSTPAKKIK; from the coding sequence ATGATTAGAAAAATTAAGGTTGTTAATCGCTTGCCAATTCTTTTTGCTCTATTTTTGGCATTTATCTCACTCGTTTCGGCCCAGAGTCCGCCGTCGAACGCCGACATAGATCGCAAGGTCGACGAGTATATGGATGCCGTGCTGCGTGTTGACGGATTTAGCGGCACCATCCTCGTTGCTCGTGACGGCAAGCCTATCGTGAGCAAAGGCTATGGCATGGCCAATATCGAACTGAATGTACCAAATGCGCCGGATAATGTATTTCGCCTCGGTTCGGTGACAAAACAGTTTACGGGGATGGCAATTGCTATGTTGCAGGAACGAAGCAAGTTGAAGGTCAGCGACCTGATGTGCAAATACATTTCGGATTGCCCCGACGCTTGGAAACCGATCACGATCAACCAACTCCTGAGACACACGTCAGGCGTAACAAACTATACCGCATTTCCCGACTTTGCCCGGACGACCGTTATGCCGACGACGACTGCGGAAATGGTTGAAAAATTAAAAAAGCCGCCACTCGATTTCGAGCCGGGTGCAAAGATGTCCTACAGCAATTCCGGCTATTACCTGCTTGGCGTGATCATCGAGAAGGTGTCTGGCAAGACTTACGCGGATTTTCTTCAGGAAAATATCTTTACGCCGCTCGGAATGAAACAAACCTACTACGACGACCCGCAATTAATAATTATGAAGCGCTCCGCCGGTTATCAGAAGCAGGCCGGGAAGATCATTAACTCCTCGTACACTGATATGTCCGTCCCGTATGCGGCTGGTTCGCTCGCCTCTACGACCGGCGATCTACTTATCTGGGATCAGGCTCTTTATACAGAAAAGCTCGTTTCGAAAAAGTCGATAGATGAAATAACTGCTCCGGAAAAGGGTGACGCCGGCTACGGCTATGGCTGGAGCATCGGCAAGAGGTTTGGCCATAAGTCGGTCTCTCACGGTGGCGGCATTTACGGCTTTGCTACTGATATATCACGCTATCCGGACGATAAGGTGACGGTCGTCGTGCTGAGCAATATTCAGTCTTCACCCTCGGGGCAGATCAGCAGCAATCTGGCCGCGATCGTCTTCGGAGCTCCTTATGAGATACCGAAAGAGCGGAAATTCATCTCTCTCGATGCGAAGAAGCTGGAAAGCTACGTCGGAGAGTATCAGATAGGTCCAAATATGGTGGTCTCGATCACGCTCGACGACGGCAAGCTGATGGGCCAACTCGGCGGCCAGTCAAAATTTGCACTTTTACCGGAATCTGAGACCGTGCTTTATTCCAAAGATGTAAATGCCCAGTTCGTCTTCACTAAGAACGATAAAGGGCAGATCGATGGATTCACCCTAAAACAGGGTGGGGGAAGTACGCCGGCCAAGAAGATCAAATAA
- a CDS encoding alpha/beta hydrolase, translating to MFRLPKFRKLLKITGIALAVLIGIPLIVGQVLRLIAPVVPPPGEMVDVGGYRLHIKCVSPQGKSDENLPTVVFEAGAGVSTPLSYWIQNGVSETTRICIYDRAGLGWSEESGLPRDAKTVNTALHTLLDKAEVKRPFVFAGHSIAGLYMRDYVERYPSEVAGLVFLDPSHPEQNEKLGLTKEKKDELMSTVGWIVTLVKVLKGLGVLEVYNPLVSSASLEELPQDIRDQTIYLSKKTSILNTTVLEANDFDKAAEQAAKNKTLGDRPIVVISATKETTPAYLPEGMSAEQLRENFANLHKQIAALSTRSEYVQIDTADHMGLVTNKENVEKIVPYILKVVRESATAKGVESDHLEKKP from the coding sequence GTGTTTAGGCTACCAAAATTTAGGAAACTACTGAAAATTACAGGCATCGCCCTGGCAGTCTTGATCGGCATACCGCTGATCGTGGGCCAGGTCTTACGGTTGATCGCTCCGGTCGTTCCGCCGCCGGGTGAAATGGTCGATGTCGGCGGATATCGACTACACATAAAATGCGTTTCCCCTCAAGGGAAAAGCGATGAAAACTTGCCAACCGTGGTTTTCGAAGCCGGTGCCGGCGTTTCGACGCCGTTGTCCTACTGGATACAAAATGGCGTTTCTGAGACCACCAGGATCTGTATTTACGATCGTGCAGGCCTCGGATGGAGTGAGGAAAGCGGACTTCCGCGAGACGCAAAGACCGTGAATACGGCGCTGCACACGCTCTTAGACAAAGCGGAAGTAAAGCGTCCTTTCGTTTTCGCGGGACACTCGATCGCCGGACTGTATATGCGTGACTATGTCGAGCGATACCCGAGCGAAGTTGCGGGCCTAGTGTTTCTGGATCCCAGCCATCCCGAACAGAATGAGAAACTCGGATTAACTAAGGAAAAGAAAGACGAGTTGATGTCAACGGTCGGATGGATAGTAACGCTCGTCAAGGTACTTAAAGGGCTTGGCGTTTTAGAAGTTTACAATCCGCTTGTGAGTTCGGCGAGCCTCGAAGAGCTCCCGCAAGACATTCGTGACCAGACCATTTATTTGTCAAAGAAAACCTCGATTCTGAATACAACGGTCCTCGAAGCGAATGACTTCGACAAGGCGGCGGAGCAGGCGGCAAAGAATAAGACTTTAGGCGACAGACCCATCGTCGTTATCTCTGCAACGAAAGAGACCACGCCCGCTTATTTACCGGAAGGGATGTCAGCGGAGCAATTGAGAGAAAATTTTGCAAATTTGCACAAACAGATCGCTGCTCTATCCACCAGAAGCGAGTATGTCCAGATCGATACCGCTGATCATATGGGCCTGGTGACGAACAAAGAAAATGTAGAAAAGATAGTCCCATACATTCTGAAGGTAGTTCGGGAATCGGCGACTGCCAAAGGTGTCGAATCCGATCATTTGGAAAAGAAGCCGTAA
- a CDS encoding serine hydrolase gives MKLRSIINLAILLVVMAAGLQSSHAQAPFQGFDDYVNKAMKEWDVPGMAIAIVKDDKVVYAKGYGLREMGKTAPVDEHTIFAIGSSSKAFTATSIGMLVDDKKLKWDDRVSQYLPSFQLFDPYVTREMTVRDLLTHRIGLERGDQLWYATEHNRDEVLRRIRFLEPSSSMRSRFGYQNVMFLAAGQIIPSITGKSWDDFLTERIFTPLGMKDTNTTIRTLSKSNDVSTPHQKVDGKLQPVAWRLIDNIGPAGSINSNVVDMAQWLRMQLGNGKFDGKQLVSAATLDETHTPQTVIRREGPYTIFYPDAHFMSYGMGWFLSDFRGKKLVEHGGAIDGMRAEVAMIPEANVGIVILTNVGGTLLPQFLTYRIFDSYMGQPTRDWQAEALPKIQALEKQGAAAQEKALASRVTGTKPSLDLKEYAGKYNSEMYGDVEIKLDGGKLTAEFGPYFNGELEHWNYDTFQVKWRDRVEGNGFMQFSLNARGKVASVDMGAMGNFTRVPDKK, from the coding sequence ATGAAATTACGTTCCATCATTAATTTGGCAATTCTATTGGTTGTTATGGCGGCGGGACTGCAGAGCAGCCACGCTCAGGCTCCGTTTCAAGGGTTTGACGATTACGTCAACAAGGCAATGAAGGAATGGGATGTCCCCGGTATGGCGATCGCCATCGTTAAGGACGACAAGGTCGTCTATGCCAAAGGCTACGGGCTTCGCGAAATGGGCAAAACCGCGCCGGTTGACGAACATACGATCTTTGCTATTGGTTCGTCGTCAAAGGCGTTCACGGCAACGTCGATCGGTATGCTCGTCGATGATAAAAAGCTCAAATGGGACGATCGTGTAAGCCAATATTTACCGAGTTTTCAACTCTTTGATCCGTATGTAACGCGCGAAATGACAGTTCGCGATCTGTTGACGCATCGGATCGGGCTCGAACGCGGCGATCAGCTATGGTACGCCACTGAGCACAATCGAGATGAGGTGTTACGGCGTATAAGATTTCTAGAGCCCTCGTCGAGCATGCGGTCAAGATTTGGGTATCAAAATGTTATGTTTCTCGCTGCCGGACAGATCATTCCATCCATAACCGGCAAATCCTGGGACGACTTTCTGACCGAACGCATTTTTACGCCGCTCGGAATGAAAGACACCAATACGACGATCAGGACGCTTTCCAAATCAAATGACGTTTCGACGCCGCATCAGAAGGTGGACGGCAAATTACAGCCGGTCGCATGGCGGCTGATCGACAATATCGGTCCCGCTGGCTCGATAAACTCAAATGTTGTGGATATGGCTCAATGGCTGCGGATGCAGCTCGGGAATGGCAAATTTGATGGCAAACAGCTCGTCAGCGCCGCCACTCTCGACGAGACACACACACCGCAAACGGTCATTCGTAGGGAAGGACCCTACACGATATTTTACCCCGACGCCCACTTTATGAGTTATGGCATGGGCTGGTTTCTGAGCGATTTTCGCGGTAAGAAATTGGTCGAGCACGGCGGCGCGATTGACGGTATGAGGGCCGAAGTAGCGATGATACCTGAGGCAAATGTCGGAATTGTGATACTTACGAACGTCGGCGGAACGCTGCTTCCACAATTTCTGACCTATCGTATCTTCGACTCATATATGGGTCAGCCCACACGCGATTGGCAGGCTGAGGCACTTCCCAAAATTCAGGCGCTTGAAAAGCAGGGTGCCGCCGCCCAGGAAAAGGCTTTGGCATCGAGAGTGACCGGCACAAAACCGTCACTTGATCTGAAGGAATATGCCGGTAAATATAACAGTGAAATGTATGGCGACGTCGAGATCAAACTGGATGGCGGCAAGCTAACTGCAGAATTCGGGCCATATTTTAACGGCGAACTCGAACACTGGAACTACGATACCTTTCAGGTTAAGTGGCGAGACCGTGTCGAGGGCAACGGCTTTATGCAATTCAGCCTAAACGCACGCGGCAAGGTCGCTTCGGTTGATATGGGAGCGATGGGTAACTTTACGCGGGTACCGGATAAAAAATAA
- a CDS encoding membrane dipeptidase, giving the protein MSRRGLLKSMAVAGAGLVAAPMLNFGRFRLFANSPTEYSARAIGLVKESTVIDMLCVMTLDFAKQDKWFKDPETFTAADLQPWKDSGINVIHPALGMGGMTSYQNVLEFFAFWNGFIASHDEHFMRIDSPDDFARVKKSNKLGVILGLQNSDQFRNPNDVDFFRNLGQRVSQLTYNSRNFIGTGSTERNDSGISDFGAAIIARMNKVGMAVDVSHCGDRTTLDAFELSKKPVLITHSNCRVLAGGHPRDKSDEAIKRVGLNGSVMGITGVRMFVKADEPTTIEHVLDHYDHVRDLIGPEHLGVGSDIDLYGYDAMPPESNKQLRAGYKGSYGFREKIDVEGLNHPKRMFDLTEGLIRRKYTDSDIQGILGGNFARVLKEIWTV; this is encoded by the coding sequence ATATCGCGGCGCGGCCTGCTGAAAAGTATGGCCGTGGCCGGAGCGGGCTTAGTTGCTGCACCGATGCTCAATTTTGGCCGGTTTCGGTTATTTGCAAATTCGCCAACCGAATATTCGGCTCGCGCGATCGGGCTTGTCAAAGAATCTACGGTCATCGATATGCTGTGCGTAATGACGCTCGATTTTGCAAAACAGGACAAATGGTTCAAGGATCCGGAAACATTTACGGCTGCCGATCTGCAACCGTGGAAGGACTCTGGAATCAACGTCATCCACCCCGCGCTCGGTATGGGAGGAATGACCTCATACCAAAACGTCCTTGAGTTTTTTGCATTTTGGAATGGTTTCATCGCCAGCCACGACGAACATTTTATGCGGATCGACAGCCCGGATGATTTTGCCCGCGTAAAGAAATCGAACAAGCTAGGCGTCATTCTGGGTCTTCAAAATTCCGATCAGTTTCGCAACCCGAACGACGTTGATTTCTTTCGAAATCTCGGCCAGCGAGTCTCACAACTAACTTACAATTCCCGAAACTTCATCGGCACCGGTTCAACCGAAAGAAACGACTCAGGCATATCGGATTTTGGCGCAGCGATCATCGCACGAATGAACAAGGTCGGAATGGCTGTGGACGTTTCCCATTGCGGCGACCGTACGACGCTCGACGCTTTCGAACTTTCCAAGAAACCGGTTTTGATCACTCACTCAAATTGTCGCGTACTCGCAGGTGGACATCCACGAGATAAGTCGGACGAAGCAATTAAGAGAGTGGGTTTGAATGGTAGCGTAATGGGAATTACAGGCGTGCGAATGTTCGTGAAAGCGGATGAGCCAACCACCATCGAACACGTTCTAGATCACTACGACCACGTCCGTGATCTAATTGGCCCGGAGCATCTCGGTGTCGGCAGCGACATAGATCTTTACGGTTACGACGCAATGCCGCCGGAATCCAATAAGCAATTGCGTGCCGGTTACAAGGGCAGTTACGGATTCCGAGAAAAGATCGATGTCGAGGGCCTGAATCACCCAAAACGGATGTTTGACCTTACTGAGGGCCTGATCCGCCGCAAATACACCGATTCGGATATTCAAGGAATACTCGGTGGCAATTTTGCACGTGTTTTGAAAGAGATCTGGACGGTTTGA
- a CDS encoding serine hydrolase, giving the protein MTIRRNRVDWPILVAITVAAFFGLTSLPGRSISASNPRPAEITTQNVAPRRDFTVVAEMLEKFIAREMAEKDLPAVSIALVDDQQIVWANGFGFADPTAKTPATAETVYRVGSVSKLFTDIAVMQLVEQGKLDINAPVTRYLPTFHPKNNFDKPITLRQLMSHRSGLVREPPVGNYFDPTGPTLAKTIASLNDTKLVYAPETHVKYSNAGVATVGYVLEKTQGEPFAKYLKRSVLDPMGLDHSSFEPTPEITKSLAKAYMWTIDGRTFPAPTFELGISPAGSMYTTVKDMGRFMSVLFAGGRGSKGQLLTQSTLDEMWKPQYAKPGAKTGFGIGFGISEMDGHRKIGHGGAIYGFATQLSALPDDKLGVVVVTTKDAANAVTAHIADLALKAMLAVRDGKSIPEPAKTSPVAPDRAKLLAGRYMNGPKGFDLTDSSRNQLSILSTEGGSPAVLRSSGNDLMVDGKLAFGPRISPDGDSIVVNNEAYKRVAAPKPPPTDTKLKGLIGEYGWDHDVLYILEKDGKLWALIEWFEYDPLEQVSENVFKFPDHGLYDGELLVFTRDTNGKATQVNAANVVFKHRDVGPDGVGQLHIKPLRPVPELLKEALAATPPQETGDFYTSDLVEVAKLDRTVKLDVRYAGTNNFLGSVFYSQAKAFMQRPAAEAVVRANEKLKKLGYGLLIHDAYRPWYVTKVFWDATPDDKKIFVADPSQGSRHNRGMAVDISLYDLNSGKPIEMVGTYDETSDRSYPDYPGGTSLQRWHRKLLRDAMESVGFTVYEAEWWHFDYKDWTRYRIGNQVFEKIGSN; this is encoded by the coding sequence ATGACAATACGAAGAAACAGAGTGGACTGGCCGATACTTGTAGCGATCACGGTTGCGGCGTTTTTCGGGCTGACCTCCCTGCCCGGCCGTTCCATATCTGCGAGCAATCCCCGGCCTGCTGAAATAACTACTCAGAACGTCGCACCGCGTCGTGATTTTACGGTAGTAGCGGAAATGCTCGAAAAGTTCATCGCTCGCGAAATGGCCGAAAAGGACCTGCCGGCGGTCTCGATCGCTTTGGTGGACGATCAGCAGATCGTGTGGGCCAACGGGTTTGGTTTTGCCGACCCCACGGCCAAAACCCCGGCAACGGCCGAGACCGTTTACCGCGTCGGTTCGGTCTCAAAGCTCTTTACAGACATTGCGGTTATGCAGCTTGTCGAGCAAGGCAAACTCGATATTAACGCACCGGTTACTCGATATCTTCCGACCTTTCATCCGAAAAATAATTTTGATAAGCCAATAACCCTCCGTCAGCTTATGTCGCACCGATCGGGCCTCGTTCGCGAGCCGCCGGTCGGCAATTATTTCGATCCGACTGGACCGACGCTGGCGAAAACGATCGCGAGCCTCAACGATACAAAGCTCGTTTACGCTCCCGAGACTCACGTCAAGTACTCGAACGCAGGTGTCGCGACGGTCGGTTATGTTCTCGAGAAAACGCAGGGAGAGCCGTTTGCAAAATATCTCAAACGATCGGTGCTCGATCCGATGGGCCTCGACCACAGCAGTTTCGAGCCCACGCCGGAGATCACGAAAAGCCTGGCAAAGGCTTATATGTGGACCATCGACGGACGCACGTTTCCGGCCCCGACGTTCGAGCTGGGAATAAGTCCTGCGGGTTCTATGTACACGACAGTCAAGGATATGGGCCGTTTTATGAGCGTCCTTTTTGCCGGCGGCCGTGGCTCAAAGGGGCAGCTGCTGACGCAGTCGACACTTGACGAGATGTGGAAGCCGCAATATGCCAAGCCGGGAGCGAAAACGGGATTTGGGATCGGCTTTGGCATCTCGGAAATGGATGGCCATCGAAAGATAGGCCACGGCGGGGCGATCTATGGTTTTGCAACCCAATTAAGCGCTTTGCCCGACGACAAACTCGGTGTCGTCGTAGTGACCACAAAGGACGCCGCAAATGCCGTGACGGCCCACATCGCCGATCTTGCGCTGAAAGCCATGCTCGCCGTGCGAGACGGCAAGTCGATTCCCGAGCCCGCGAAAACATCGCCGGTAGCGCCCGACCGGGCAAAGCTGCTCGCTGGCCGCTATATGAATGGTCCAAAGGGCTTTGACCTGACCGATAGCTCAAGGAATCAGCTTTCGATCCTAAGCACAGAGGGCGGATCTCCGGCTGTGCTTAGGTCAAGCGGCAATGATCTGATGGTTGACGGTAAGCTGGCGTTTGGACCAAGGATATCGCCCGATGGCGACTCGATCGTCGTCAATAACGAGGCCTACAAACGAGTTGCCGCCCCCAAACCACCACCTACTGACACAAAGCTAAAGGGACTGATCGGTGAATACGGCTGGGACCACGACGTTCTTTATATCCTCGAAAAAGACGGCAAGCTCTGGGCTTTGATCGAATGGTTCGAGTATGACCCGCTTGAGCAAGTTTCCGAAAACGTCTTCAAGTTTCCAGATCATGGCCTCTACGATGGTGAACTGCTCGTATTCACCCGCGACACAAATGGAAAAGCAACGCAGGTAAATGCGGCAAATGTGGTATTCAAACACCGTGATGTCGGGCCGGACGGTGTCGGCCAGCTTCATATCAAACCACTCAGGCCGGTTCCCGAACTGCTAAAAGAAGCTCTTGCCGCGACGCCGCCACAGGAAACTGGGGATTTTTACACATCGGATCTGGTCGAGGTCGCCAAGCTTGATCGGACGGTAAAGCTCGATGTCCGCTATGCCGGGACCAACAATTTTCTCGGCAGCGTTTTTTATTCGCAGGCGAAAGCGTTTATGCAGCGTCCGGCGGCCGAGGCCGTTGTTAGAGCTAACGAAAAACTCAAAAAACTTGGCTACGGTCTGTTGATCCACGACGCATATCGGCCGTGGTATGTGACCAAGGTCTTTTGGGATGCAACGCCCGACGACAAAAAGATCTTCGTCGCCGACCCATCTCAGGGGTCGCGGCACAATCGCGGAATGGCGGTCGATATTTCGTTGTATGACCTGAATAGCGGCAAACCGATCGAAATGGTCGGCACTTACGATGAAACATCCGACCGGTCATACCCTGATTATCCCGGCGGCACATCGCTACAGCGTTGGCATCGGAAATTGCTGCGAGACGCAATGGAGTCTGTTGGGTTTACCGTTTACGAAGCCGAATGGTGGCATTTTGACTACAAAGATTGGACGCGTTATCGGATCGGAAACCAGGTATTTGAGAAGATCGGCTCAAACTGA
- a CDS encoding GNAT family N-acetyltransferase codes for MTAVEIVIRDIDGQAEMRAVEELQKEVWGLPDLDVVPLTQFVAAKAAGGALIGAFVDKTLIGFAYGFPGFEHERATHHSHMLAVKPEYRSHSVGYRLKLAQRDFIIAQGIGLMTWTFDPLQSLNAYLNFNRLGVVSNQYLVDFYGADAASFLHRNGTDRLWVTWPVNSRRVTEKLYSKVLTRDYGKGESLLEVTENSIPGYRDLNDANIGDVAFIEIPGRIKEIEQQSLELAADWRDATRMAFTKAIDAGFVIVDFVRGNETGKYVLSRTQTMEDLAA; via the coding sequence ATGACCGCAGTTGAAATCGTCATCCGGGACATTGACGGACAGGCCGAAATGCGGGCAGTCGAAGAACTCCAAAAGGAAGTGTGGGGTCTGCCGGATCTCGATGTTGTGCCGCTTACGCAGTTCGTCGCCGCAAAAGCAGCCGGAGGCGCGCTGATTGGAGCATTTGTCGATAAGACTTTGATCGGATTTGCATACGGCTTTCCCGGATTTGAGCACGAAAGGGCGACACATCACTCGCATATGCTTGCGGTAAAGCCTGAATATCGAAGTCACAGCGTTGGATACCGTCTCAAACTTGCTCAACGGGATTTCATCATAGCCCAGGGTATTGGCTTGATGACCTGGACATTCGACCCGCTGCAAAGCTTGAATGCCTACTTAAATTTTAACCGGCTTGGCGTTGTGTCGAACCAATACTTGGTCGATTTTTACGGTGCGGACGCCGCCAGTTTTCTTCATCGCAACGGTACGGACCGTTTATGGGTAACCTGGCCGGTCAATAGCCGCCGCGTCACCGAAAAGCTTTACTCGAAAGTTTTGACGAGGGATTACGGGAAAGGTGAATCGCTGCTTGAGGTAACCGAAAATAGCATACCAGGGTATCGCGACTTAAACGACGCGAATATTGGTGACGTGGCATTCATCGAGATACCCGGACGGATCAAGGAAATTGAACAGCAGAGCCTCGAATTGGCGGCGGATTGGCGCGATGCGACGCGGATGGCCTTTACCAAAGCAATTGACGCGGGATTTGTGATCGTCGACTTCGTTCGCGGCAATGAAACCGGAAAGTATGTTCTTAGCCGCACCCAAACGATGGAAGATCTGGCGGCGTGA
- a CDS encoding M55 family metallopeptidase, with the protein MKIYISVDMEGVVGVVTADQLGPTGFEYQRFREFMTQETNAAIEAAFAGGATEVVISDSHGNAENLLIEKLPKNVLLVRGFPRPLEMMEGLDETFDGVIFIGYHASTMNIEGVRAHTFSSARLADVRVNDVSVSEGSFNAAVAGHFNVPVIMVSGDDAAVKEVTSAVGDIEGAVVKWNYGFHSAKTMMPEAAYDLIREKVKTAMGRIKSFKPYKVKTPVQLDVRFKNYRPAEILSYLTTVKRIDSHSIRFIGKDMVEATKFIAFITNYDQSLEP; encoded by the coding sequence ATGAAAATTTACATCTCAGTTGATATGGAGGGCGTGGTTGGGGTGGTCACCGCCGACCAGTTGGGACCAACGGGCTTTGAGTACCAACGGTTTCGCGAGTTTATGACGCAGGAGACGAACGCCGCTATCGAAGCCGCATTTGCCGGCGGCGCGACCGAGGTCGTGATAAGCGATTCGCACGGTAACGCGGAAAATCTGCTGATCGAAAAACTGCCGAAAAATGTTCTGCTAGTCCGAGGGTTTCCGCGTCCGCTCGAGATGATGGAGGGGCTTGACGAAACTTTCGACGGGGTCATCTTTATTGGCTATCACGCAAGCACTATGAATATCGAAGGGGTGCGTGCCCACACATTCTCCAGCGCACGGCTGGCAGACGTGCGGGTAAATGATGTCTCAGTTTCTGAAGGAAGCTTTAACGCGGCGGTTGCCGGCCACTTTAACGTGCCGGTGATCATGGTCTCCGGCGACGACGCTGCGGTCAAAGAGGTAACGTCCGCGGTCGGCGATATCGAGGGAGCTGTTGTTAAGTGGAATTATGGTTTTCACTCAGCAAAAACAATGATGCCCGAAGCGGCCTACGACCTTATCCGCGAGAAAGTGAAAACGGCGATGGGCCGTATTAAGAGCTTTAAGCCGTACAAGGTCAAGACACCGGTCCAGTTGGATGTGCGTTTCAAGAATTATCGACCGGCCGAGATCCTCAGCTATTTAACCACCGTCAAACGGATAGATTCACACAGCATAAGATTCATCGGCAAAGATATGGTCGAAGCAACGAAATTTATAGCATTTATTACAAATTACGACCAAAGTTTAGAACCATGA
- a CDS encoding D-aminoacylase, which yields MIGSIRRIFSGLFILALLLGTSIAQVAAQTGVPIYDIVIRNGRVLDGAGNPWIAADVAIKDGKFVRIGKVDGKGKREIDATGRYVSPGWIDMLDASGGVLIKSPLAESKLLMGVTTGISGEGGTPVPAEKIAEYFAGLEKNGISMNLGTYYGATQARVAVLGQDARDPTPEELDRMKAIVETAMKGGALGISTALIYPPASYSKTGQLIELAKVASRYGGVYATHIRGEGEELVQSVEEAIEIGEKSGIPVEIYHLKAAFQPGWGKLIVEAGAKIEAARGRGVDVAANMYVYTAGGTGLDSVIPSWAFDGGRQKLLERLKDPAIRARLKNEIKTGSPGWWNIVEAAGGWEHVVLVNAANKDNKRFENKNLVQIAKEWNKDPADAAFDLVEQGSGGRVSALYYMMSEGDIETAMKYPWISFGSDAAASPELIDPKTEGAGHPRGYGNFPRVIAKYVRERKVLSLPEAIRKLTSWPATRLRIPSRGLIKEGLWADVVIFDFDKIQDESTYEYPYKTPTGINYVLVNGEVVIENGKHTGARPGKVIYGQGKTPSQ from the coding sequence ATGATAGGCAGTATTAGACGTATTTTTTCCGGGCTATTTATTCTCGCGCTTCTGCTCGGAACTTCGATAGCGCAGGTCGCGGCACAAACAGGGGTACCGATCTATGACATCGTCATACGAAATGGTCGCGTATTGGACGGTGCGGGCAATCCGTGGATCGCGGCGGATGTTGCGATCAAGGACGGGAAGTTTGTTCGTATCGGCAAAGTAGATGGCAAAGGCAAACGTGAGATCGACGCGACAGGGCGATACGTTTCGCCGGGCTGGATCGATATGCTCGATGCCTCCGGCGGAGTCTTGATCAAGAGTCCGCTCGCCGAAAGCAAGTTGCTAATGGGCGTGACGACCGGCATCAGCGGCGAGGGTGGAACTCCGGTGCCCGCCGAAAAGATCGCTGAATATTTTGCCGGCCTCGAAAAAAACGGCATCAGTATGAATCTGGGGACTTACTATGGAGCGACGCAGGCCCGCGTTGCTGTACTTGGTCAGGATGCCCGCGACCCGACTCCGGAAGAACTCGATCGAATGAAAGCGATCGTCGAGACGGCGATGAAAGGTGGTGCTCTCGGGATCTCGACAGCTCTAATATACCCTCCGGCAAGTTATTCAAAGACGGGACAGCTTATTGAACTGGCAAAGGTCGCCAGCCGTTATGGCGGTGTTTACGCAACCCATATTCGAGGTGAAGGTGAGGAACTCGTTCAATCGGTCGAAGAAGCTATAGAGATAGGTGAAAAGAGCGGCATACCCGTCGAGATCTATCATCTCAAAGCGGCCTTCCAGCCCGGGTGGGGCAAGCTGATCGTCGAAGCGGGTGCAAAGATCGAGGCGGCACGCGGACGCGGAGTTGATGTCGCAGCGAATATGTATGTCTATACGGCGGGCGGAACGGGGCTTGATTCCGTGATCCCGTCGTGGGCGTTTGATGGCGGCCGACAAAAACTGCTGGAACGCCTGAAGGATCCTGCGATCCGTGCTCGCCTAAAAAATGAGATCAAGACCGGCTCGCCCGGTTGGTGGAATATTGTCGAAGCCGCCGGCGGTTGGGAACACGTCGTGCTGGTCAATGCGGCGAACAAGGATAACAAGCGATTCGAAAATAAAAATTTAGTCCAGATCGCAAAGGAATGGAACAAGGATCCGGCGGACGCTGCGTTCGATCTGGTCGAACAAGGCAGCGGCGGACGCGTTTCCGCACTTTACTACATGATGAGCGAAGGCGATATCGAAACGGCCATGAAATATCCTTGGATAAGTTTTGGCAGCGACGCGGCCGCTTCCCCTGAACTTATCGATCCCAAGACTGAGGGAGCAGGTCATCCGCGCGGCTATGGTAATTTTCCACGAGTGATCGCAAAGTACGTACGCGAACGGAAAGTACTTTCGTTGCCGGAAGCGATTCGAAAATTGACTTCGTGGCCGGCTACGCGGCTACGTATACCATCACGCGGCTTGATCAAAGAAGGTCTGTGGGCCGATGTTGTTATCTTTGATTTCGACAAAATACAAGATGAATCGACGTATGAATATCCGTATAAAACACCGACGGGAATCAATTACGTTCTTGTTAACGGCGAGGTCGTTATTGAAAACGGAAAGCACACAGGAGCAAGACCGGGAAAGGTGATCTACGGACAGGGCAAAACGCCATCGCAGTAA